The nucleotide window CCGCCCGCTTTGCAAGAAAAAATTCTGCAAATTGCCTCCAATTCAATGGTTGCGGCTAACGAGGTGTGTGGATTAAATGTGTTATTAGCGCAAGAGTTCAGCCAGGCGGTTTTTTCCTTGTGCGAGAAGCTTCATGTGCGGATCGATGAGCTTGATCTGATCGGCAGCCACGGTCAAACGATACGGCATCTGGCGGAACCCATGCCGCTTATGGGTAGAAAGATCATCTCGACCTGGCAGATTGGGGATCCTTCGACCATAGCCAAACTTACGGGGGTGACCACAGTCGGCGATTTCAGGCTGGCGGATATGGCATTGGGTGGACAGGGTGCGCCGCTGGTGCCGATCCTGGATTATGTTCTATTCCGGTCTGAGCAAGAATCCCGTTTGTGTCTGAACATCGGTGGCATCAGCAACGTGACTTTTTTGCCCAAAGGAGCTTCGCCTGAGGCGGTTCTTGCTTTTGACTGCGGCCCGGGAAATATGCTGATAGACGCGGCGGCCAGGCAATTTTTCGCTCAGCCCTTTGACCAGGGTGGAATTCTGGCAGCCCAGGGCAGGGTGGATGAGCGGTTGATCCGACGCTGGCTGCAGGAGCCTTTTTATCGCAAGCCGCCGCCTAAATCCACCGGCCGCGAGCTTTTCAACAGTCAATATTTAAATAGGCTCAAGCAAGAGGCGGACACCCGAGGTTTGAGTGCGACTGATTTTATGGCCACGGTGACGGCGTTGACGGCAGACGCCGTGTTCGATCAATACCAAACGTTTATCCGGCCGAAGGGGGATGCGCAGCGGATCATCGTCAGCGGCGGCGGCTGCCGGAATCCGCAGCTGATGCAACGGCTGAGCGGACACTTTGTCGCACAGCGGGTGCAGTGCAGCGACGAAGCGGGGTGGCCCTCTGAGGCGAAGGAGGCGGTCTGTTTTGCATGGTTGGCCAATGAAGCGCTTCGTGGGCGCAACGGCAATCTGCCGTCAGCGACCGGAGCCCGGCGGGCTACTGTTTTAGGCAAGATCTGTCCCGGGGAATAAAAAAACAGCCTCCGGGAGCGATGGACCAGGAGGCCGTCTGGGTGAACCAGCGGTTATTTTTTCATGATGCTGTAAAAGACCTGAAAGCCCTTCCAAAATGCCGACAGATAGCGAATCGTGCGAACCACGGGGACTGCCGCTCGATCGGCTCCGGTCAACAGGTTCTCTTCAAAGTGGCGCACGCGCAGCGTCATGTCTTTGACCGTGTTGACGCTCTGTTCAACGGTCTCAACCTGGCGCTGTACCGAATCCATGATTTGTTGCGTTCTCTGTGAGACACGGCTGAGGTCGTGTGAAACCGGAATGAGTTGCGTTTTGGCGGAATCGATGAGAGAAATGGCGGCCTTGACCAGACGAATGACATAGAACAGCGCGATGATGGCGACGATACCGATGATCACCATGATAGCTGCAATCACAGCCACGCTGACGGTTAGAGTCATAAGCGGCATTCTCCTAGGAAGTTAGAGTGTTATCGGCCCAGTTCTTTTTTTGCCGCATCGAAGCCCGCGCTGAGAGCGGTGGTGATTTTATCTTTTTTTTTTGTCAGATCGGTTTTAGTCGTGTCCACCAATCCCCGGGCCGAGCTAGTAAAGTCTACTGCTTTTTCTTCTGCGTGGTTGAGCATTTCCTCGGCTTTGGCGCGCGCTTTGGTAAGTTGTCGGGAAGCCTCTTCGCGCAATTCCCGAGCTTTTTCGTTCGCTTCGGTCAAGAGCTGTTGCGCTTTGTCCCGTGTCTCGCCGTAAACGCGTTTGGTGCCCTCCACAGCCTCTTCGCTTTTTCGTTTTATATCTGAGCGCAATTCTTTGCCTGATTTGGGGGCAAAAAGCAATGCGACGACCGCGCCCAGGGCGCTGCCGATCAAAAAGCCCTTAAAAAAGCCGCCGTGATCAGAGTTGTTTTCTGACATACAACCTCCCTTGCTATTTAAAGATA belongs to bacterium and includes:
- a CDS encoding anhydro-N-acetylmuramic acid kinase, translating into MTLIELAQKTPKLVVGLMSGTSADGIDAALVRLSDHPGKRPIHLLGYATFSHPPALQEKILQIASNSMVAANEVCGLNVLLAQEFSQAVFSLCEKLHVRIDELDLIGSHGQTIRHLAEPMPLMGRKIISTWQIGDPSTIAKLTGVTTVGDFRLADMALGGQGAPLVPILDYVLFRSEQESRLCLNIGGISNVTFLPKGASPEAVLAFDCGPGNMLIDAAARQFFAQPFDQGGILAAQGRVDERLIRRWLQEPFYRKPPPKSTGRELFNSQYLNRLKQEADTRGLSATDFMATVTALTADAVFDQYQTFIRPKGDAQRIIVSGGGCRNPQLMQRLSGHFVAQRVQCSDEAGWPSEAKEAVCFAWLANEALRGRNGNLPSATGARRATVLGKICPGE
- a CDS encoding YtxH domain-containing protein; protein product: MSENNSDHGGFFKGFLIGSALGAVVALLFAPKSGKELRSDIKRKSEEAVEGTKRVYGETRDKAQQLLTEANEKARELREEASRQLTKARAKAEEMLNHAEEKAVDFTSSARGLVDTTKTDLTKKKDKITTALSAGFDAAKKELGR